The Verrucomicrobium spinosum DSM 4136 = JCM 18804 DNA segment CACATTTGACGACCACTGGGCAACGGCAACGGCAACCTTGGGCATCTGCATCCCCAGCTTTGTCCTTGGCCCCCTGATTGCGATGATCTTCGGGCTCTATCTGCGCTGGTTCAATGTGGCTGGCTGGCACGATTCAGCAGACTGGGTCTTGCCCTCGCTCACCTTGGGGCTCATCTACAGCGGCTATGTGGCGCGGCTCACCCGCGGCGGACTTCGCGAAACGCTTGCTCAAGACTTCATCCGTACGGCCCGCGCGAAGGGGGCAAGTGAACCCGTGGTGGTCATACGCCACGCCTTGAAGCTGGCCTGCCTGCCGTTGCTGAATTTCCTCGGTCCCACGGCCGCAGGGCTGCTCACGGGCTCCATGGTTACGGAGACTGTCTTTCAGATCCCCGGCCTCGGCCAGCACTTCATCAGTTCAGCAATCAACCGGGACGATACGCTGGCTGTCGGGATTACCCTCCTCTTCGCTGTGCTCATCCTCGTCTTCAACATGCTGGTGGACATCATCCAGGCAGCGCTCAACCCGCGAATCGGACTGAAGTCATGACCCTGGCTCCTCCCGCGCCTCCCAAGGCCCTCATCGAATCTCCCTGGCGCACAGCAAGGCGGCGGTTGTTCAGCAATGCGCGCTCTGTGACCGGCCTCGCTTTTCTCACTCTGCTCTTTGCCTTCTGCATCATCGGTCCGGCCCTTTCTCCCTACAAACAGACCGAGCAGAATCTGGACAACAAGACGGCCGCTCCCAACGCCAGTCACTGGATGGGCACCGATCCCTTGGGCCGGGACGTGATGACCCGCACCATGTATGGAGGTCGCGTCACGCTGCTGGTAGGGTTTGTGGCGACGGGCGTCGCCGTGGCCATTGGCGTCCTCTATGGCATGGTATCAGGCCTGGTGGGGGGGCGCACAGACTCCGCGATGATGCGGGTGGTGGACATTCTTTATGCCTTCCCCTTCCTGAACTTTGTGATCATTCTCACCGCGGTTCTGGGAACTCACCCTTTCCTGGTGGGAGCTGAGGCCTGGGTCCTGGACAAGCTCTCCGTGATCCCTGCGCTGAAGGGAGCCGCTACGGATCTCGGCTTCAATGCCAGTTTCCTTCTGCTCTTCGCGGCCATTGGTGCGGTGGAGTGGCTGACCATGGCTCGTGTGGTCAGAGCCCAGGTGCTTTCACTCAAAAACCAGGAGTTCATCACTGCTGCCCGAAGCTACGGCGCTGGCACTGGCCGCATCCTTCTGCGGCATTTGCTTCCGAACGTCATCGGACCAGTGATCGTGTACGCCAGCCTCACCGTGCCCGGAGTGATGCTGCTGGAGGCCACGCTCAGTTTCCTCGGTCTCGGCATTCAGCCGCCCGCTTCGTCGTGGGGCGTGCTCATCAATGACGGTGCGCAGCGCATGGACACCGCCCCCTGGTTGTTGCTCTTCCCTGGCGTATTTTTCTCCCTGACTCTGCTCTCGCTGAACTTCGTGGGCGATGGATTGCGCGACGCCCTGGATCCCCGGAGCATCCGCTAGTCTAAATCCGCCAGCGCTCGCCGCGCACTTCATTGAGCTCTACCCGGGCCCCGCCACGACGTTTGCTCTCGTCTGCGGCTGCCATGAAAGCGTAGATCTCCAGGGTCTCAGCTTCAGACACCGGAGCCACACCCGAGCCAAAGAAGGCAATGATCTGTCTCAGCAGCGGCGTGTAGTCCCCGGCATCCTGTTGCTCCACCACCGCCGCGTCGCCGAACTTGATCACTTTGTACTCTGCGGGCCAGCGATGGAGCGCATGCAGAGTGCCCACCTTTTCATCCTTCCACAACCCGGTCACCACGGACAGATGAGGCGTGGTGGTGCGTTGCACACTCTGACAACCAGTGCCCAGCACCGTGAACAACGCCTCGGTGGGATGGATGCCGTAAAAGAACAGGTCCGGATGGGTGGGCTCGATCGGGGCCGGCCCATAAGAGACCGCTCCCCGGACAACTCCTGCATCGGCTGCGACCAGAGATTGGATGCCAGGATACCAACGCAAGGCGGAGCAGCTGAAGAGCGGGGTGCCCGTTTCCGCAGCCAGTTCATAAATGCGCTCCGCCTCCGTCAAACTGCCCGCCACAGGCTTGTCCAGGAACACCGGCAATCCCGCCCGCAATACGGGTGCCACCTGCTCGGGGTGGGCCCGGCCATCCAGGCTGCACAGCAGGACCGCGTCACATCGTTCCAGCAGGGCTTCGCTGCTCCCGACCATCTCCACACCATGGCGGGTCTTTAATTCCTCCACGAACCCGGCCGCCCGGGTCTGGCTCCAGGGCATGTCCGGGCTCACCGTGGGATGGGCGGCCACCACCCGGGCCCCGGCCACATGGCCGGGGTGCCCCGCATCATTCAGGCGGGCAGTGAACTCGATCGCGTGCGACGTATCGCAGCCGATGATGCCGATGCGAAGTTCGCGGGGATCACTCATTGTGGATGTCCAGATCGTCCAGGCTGAAGGAGGTGGCCACATTGGCGTCGCTCACGAACACCATGCTCTCGAGCTGTTGGAGGTCCGGGTTCTTGAATGCCAGCTCCTTAAACTCTTTACGGGTCCCATCCGGCAAGGTCACGGTCAGATCCCATTTCGCCGTACTGGACTCGCCCAGGGCGGCACGGATCTCAATCCCCATCCATTGGGCGGGTTCAAGCTTTAACAGCTCCTTGCCAGCCACCTTGAGCGAGCCTTTGCGAATCTCGAGGCTCGGACCTGCCCGATAGGGGGCATTCTTGTCCCTCCACTCATGGGTGAACTCAGCCTCCGGCTCCAGCCAGAGATTGAACCCGACCGTGGTGGTGCCCGTTTTGTGATTCAGATCAAAGGAGAGATGCGGCTGGTAACGCTGGGTGAGCCCGGGGGCATCCTGAAACTTCAGGCTGCGCTTGCCGCTCTTTGCGTGATCTTCGCTGACCAGGATGGTGCCCCCCTTCTCATCCGTGCTGACGCGGCCATTCCACATGGTCTTGCCCACCGGAGTGCTCTCAAAGTCATCGTGCAGGGTGAACTTGGGCAGCTCTTCGCGCTCCAGTTCCAGAGGCTTCAGACTGGCGGCGAGTTGTTTCCAGGCATCGTCACCCGTGACGCCAGCCTGGCTGTAGTCAAAGGGCTTGAAGCCCATGGTCAGCGCAGGTGACTCCGGCTTCAGATGGAAGTCGCTCTTCGCCACATCCACAAAGACCGGGTCAGCGATCTTTGACCCCCGGTCATAGCCCTGCTTCTGCCACGCGGCGAAGTCCCCACCCCCGAAGTCGATCGGGCGCTTGGAGGCGTCCCAATACAGGTTCTGTTCCATGCGCACCTTCGGGCTCTTCCACTGGCCGTAGAGGAGAAGGCCGCTGTCGAAGTACACGATGTTGTTCTGGTAGCTGAAGGAGAGATGCTCCTCCGTCCGGGACCGCTGAATCTGAGCCTCCTCGCCAAAGGCGAAGATGTTGTTCCGGATGATGTTGTCCTTCCCGTAGTGCTGGTGGAAGCCCGCGTGGCGGGTGTGATGCACGAGGTTGTTCTCCATGAGCACCCCGGAGCTCCCCTCGTCAGTGTACAGCCCCCAGCCGCCGTAGCGATAGCCGTTCACATGATGGGCGTGGTTGTTGGACACGGTGGTGCCGGAGGCAGGTCCGAGGAGGTACACCGCGCCCATATCGCTCAACACCCCATAGCCCAGGTGGTGAATGTGGTTGAACTCAATCTTGTTGTGGTGGGCCACGCTCTCCGCATAGCCCCATACCCAGCCAGCTGAAACGCCGCTGTAGAAGAAGTCGCCAATGTCGTTGTGGGTGATGGTGTTCTCGCCGCTGTGCGTGATGAAGACCCCCACGCTGCCCATGAAATAACGCCCCCCGGTGTGGATGATGTTGTTGTGCACCGTGATGTGGTGGGTGCGTCCCCGAGGATCCGGGTCCAGCGGCACATCGCCAATCCGCACGCCTCCCGCCCCCATATCGTGCAGATAGGAGCGGGTGATGGCGCTTTCAGTGCACCCCTTGCGAAACCAGATCGCGTAGATCCCGGTGTGGGCGATTTCGCATGATTCAAACGTGACGTTCTTCACGCCGTCCAGCATCACTGCCCCTGGAATCTTGGAATCCGCCTGGGAGTCAATGTGCCCATCCTTACCCAGCTCGAAGCGGCTGTGCTTGAACGCCAGGCCTTTGAAATGCAAGTGCTGGACAAACTCGCCTTTTTCTGGCGCTCCCTGAATCTGGATCAACTGGTCGGCCACCGGAGCCACGGCATCCACTTTGCCCAGTTCCTCGCCTGGCAACGGCTTGTAGAAGAGCTTCCCTGACCGGTCCAGAAACCACTCCCCGGGAGCGTCCAGCGCCGATTTCATGTTCTCCAGGAAATAACGCTGCCGGGTCTCATAGACCAGGAAGGGCCAGCGCGAGCCGGCGGTGAACTGGACATAACCTGCCTCAGGTTTCAGGAAAGCCACCCGGTGGCGGGCGATCTGCCAGGTCTGGAACACCACCACTTCGGCGTCCTTGAGCTCATGCTGCCCCAGCTTGCCCAACGGAGCGAGGTCATCCACCTCCGCATAGAAGGCAGTGAACTCCGGCTTGCCCATGGGTGGTGCCCCTTCTGGAGCCTCCAGTGCGGGACGCGTGGCGTGGAAGTAGCGGGTGTTGGGAGTCCTGGCCCGGGTGGCACGCCGGCCATTGATCCAGAGGTCCTGGAAGTACCACTTCCCTTCTTTCACCTCTGGGATCTCGGCCACCCAGATGCCATTGCCCGCATCCTGCCACCCAGTGATGCCCCTCCCCCCGCTGATGACCGCTTTGCCGCCGCCCTCATAAGTGACTGGTGATTCGGCAGTGCCACCGTCCTCAGGACCGAAGGTCACCGGGTGGGTAATGGGATACGTGCCGGGCGCTAATCGCACGGTGACCGGCTCCGCTTTTCCCTTGCCCTCACCCACCCGCCAGCTCCGCACCGCATCCCGAGCCTGCTCCAGCGTCTTCACCGGTCCAGCCGGACTGACCTGAACCTCCAGCGCGAGGAGGGAGGAAACACTGGCACTGAGGGCACAAAGCGCGACGAACGATCTCATGTCTCCACCATGAGTCAGGGTCGGGCGGTGCACAACCGCCGAAGCAGGGTGGGCAAATCAGGGCGATCCAACCGCGGTTCGACTTCCCCCCCCTTTTTATGCACCCTGCGACCGTGTCGTATCTGCAGACGAACACCCCTCGCAGCGGAACCGTATAGAAGGATGGCAGGCACAGCACTTCACAGAATCGTCACCACATGCCCCTTCTGCCTCCAGCCATCCCGTCAATGGTCTGCGTGCGATTCTGGCACACCGTCGCTCGCTGCTCCTCTGCCCTCTGCTTCTATGGATTCGCCCAATATCCTCGTCATCAACTGCGGCAGTTCTTCGCTCAAGTTCGCCGTGATCTGGCCTGTCTCCGGCAAAGTGTTGAGCCAGGGTCTGGCAGAGAGACTGGGCTCCCAGGAGGCACGGCTGATCTGGACGGCAACGGATGGCGAGAAGCACACCAAGCTCCTGCCCAAGGCCGACCATGAAGAAGCACTCGACTTCATCTTGTCAGGGCTGAGGGGCCTTGCGCTGGGGGCGGTAGGACATCGCGTCGTGCATGGAGGGGAACAGTTCTCCGACAGTGTCCGGCTCAATACAGACACCCTCGTCGGCATCGAGGCCTGCAATGAATTGGCGCCTCTGCACAATCCGGCCAACGTCACCGGTATTCGCGCGGCGATGGAGCGTTTCCCTGAGCTGCCCCACATCGCCGTCTTCGACACCTCTTTCCACCAGACGATGCCGACGCATGCCTACCTCTATGCGGTGCCGTACGAATTGTACGAGAAGCACCGGATCCGGCGCTACGGTTTCCATGGCACGAGTCACCGCTATGTCGCGGGTGAGGCCTCCACCCGCCTGGGCCGGCTGCCGACGGAGCTTCAGCTCATCACCGCCCATCTGGGAAATGGTTGCAGCGCCTGTGCGGTGAAGCATGGTCGCAGCGTGGATACCACCATGGGCTTCACGCCCCTGGAAGGACTGGTCATGGGCACCCGCAGCGGGGATGTGGACCCCAATCTCCACCAGTACCTGGCCGAACACACCGGACGCACGTTGCAGGAAATTACGGACCTCTTGAATCGTGAAAGCGGTCTGCTGGGTCTGTCGGGATTGAGCAATGACATGCGCACCCTGGTGGCCGCCAGCGAACAGGGCGACACCCACGCCCACCTGGCAATCGAAGTGTTTTGCTACCGGCTAGCCAAGGGCATCCTGGGCCTTTGTGCTTCGCTTGATCACGTCAACACCCTGGTCTTCACAGGCGGGATTGGCGAGAATTCCGCACCCGTGCGCGCCCGTACACTGGCGCATCTGGGCCTCCTGAAGGCGCGGATTGACCATGATCTCAATGCTCAACACGGCTCTGCGGTCGCCGGACGCATCACCACCACGGACTCAGGACTCCTGGCCATGGTGGTGCCGACGAATGAAGAACTCGTGATTGCCCGCGAAGCGGACCGGCTTCGTCTGGTAGAAACTTGATCCCCCTCCAACTGCATGCCCCACACTCTCTACCTTGCCCCCAGCGGCAGCAGCGCCGGCCTCACGACCATCGCCCTCGGCCTGGTTCGCTCCCTTGACATTCACGGCGTGAAGGTGGCGTTCTGCAAACCCATTGGCCAGTCCACCAGCCAGGACAAGGGGCCGGAGCGCTCCACACACTTCGTGCGGGAGGCAACTCACCTGCTGCCATCGACTCCCATTCCGCTGGACCAGGCAGAGAGGTTGATCACGACCGGTCGAATGGATGAACTGCTCGAGCGGGTGATCGAAAACTATCACGCCTCTGCGGCGGATGCGGATGTGGTGATCGTCGAAGGTCTGGTCCACACCGCCGAGACGCCTCAGGCCGATGAACTCAATCTTCAACTGGTCAAGACCTTGAGCGCTGAAGTCATCCTGGTGGGCTCCCTCGGATACGTACCGTTGGATGAGTTCGAATCGCGCATGGAGTACACCTCCAGGAAGTTTGGCGACTCCGTCGTGGGCTGCATCATCAATCGCGTTCCAGACGCCGTTGACCAGTCGCTCAAGGAACTGGGGATGAGCTTCGCCTTGCGCAGCCGCTTGTTCCATAGCAGCGGATTCCACCTCATCGGCGCGGTGCCGGAGAAGGCAGAACTTGCCTCTTGTCGGGCCGTGGATATGGCCCGCTATCTGAACGCCACCGTTCTGCATGAGGGGGAATTGAAAACGCGGCGGGTGCGCCGTTTCACCATGCTGGCGCGGACGGTGCCCAACATGCTGGACACCTTTTTGCCGGGCTCCGTGCTGATCACGCCTTCGGACCGCAGTGACGTCATCGTCGCCACCTGCATGGCCACGCTCAACGACATTCCCATCGCCGCCCTGCTGCTGACCGGTGACATGGAGGTGCCTCCGGCCATCTTTGACCTCTGCCGGGCCGGGCTTGCCACCGGTCTGCCCATTCTCCAGGTGCCCACGAACAGCTGGCACACTGCCACCGCACTCACCCGCATGAGCGCTGAGGTACCAGTGGATGACATCGAGAGGGTGCAGCAGAGCATGGACTACGTGGCGAGCTACATTGACAGTGAATGGATCGCCTCTCATGCCGCCATTCCGGTGGAGGCTCGCATGTCGCCGGCCGCATTCTGTTTCCGTCTCACGGAGCGAGCCCGCCAGACATCCCGCCGCATCATCCTTCCAGAAGGCAATGAGCCCCGCACCATCCGCGCAGCGGTCATCTGCGCCCAGCGTGGCATTGCCCGCTGTGTCCTCATTGGTTCCCCCGAGGAGATCCGCCGTGTCGCCCGGGGCCAGGAGGTCGAACTTCCCCCACAGGTGGAGATCCTCGATCCCGTGCCGCTGCGGCAAAACTACATCGCTCCCCTGGTGGAGATGCGCAAAGCAAAAGGGTTGACTCCTGAAGCTGCCGCGGAGCTGCTGGAGGACAACGTGTGGCTGGGCACAGTCATGCTTGCCCTGGGCCAGGTGGACGGTCTTGTGTCTGGAGCAGTTCATTCCACGGCCAACACCATCCGCCCGGCGCTCCAGATCATCAAGACCCGCCCTGGAGCAAAGGTCGTTTCCTCGATCTTCTTCATGTGTCTTCCCGATCAGGTGCTGGTCTATGGCGACTGCGCGGTTAACCCGGACCCGGATGCGGAGACTCTGGCGGACATCGCCATTCAGAGCGCCGATTCCGCGGCGACCTTCGGCCTTCCGGTTCGCGTGGCCATGATCAGCTACTCCACGGGAGAGTCCGGCAGCGGAGTGGACGTTGAAAAGGTCCGCGAGGCCACGCAGATCGCGCGGAGCAAGCGCCCTGACTTGATGCTGGACGGCCCGCTCCAGTATGACGCTGCCGCCGTGGCTGAAGTGGCGGCCTCGAAGGCACCAGACAGCCCGGTCGCTGGCAAGGCGACCGTCTTCATCTTCCCGGACCTCAACACGGGGAACACCACCTACAAGGCCGTGCAGCGCAGTGCCAGTGTCGTGAGCATCGGCCCCATGCTGCAAGGGATGCGCCGGCCGGTCAACGACCTCTCCCGGGGAGCCCTGGTGGAGGACATCGTGTACACCATTGCCCTCACCTCCATCCAGGCAGGTCAGATCTGAGAAGCCAGCGTCACTGCAACCGGGGATCGACGGGGAAGTCAATCGGACCTTGAACCTCAATCTTTTTGAAGTCGAGATGCGCCGGGTTCAGGAGATAATTTCGCTCGCCGGGAACAATCACACTGGGCAGGGCCAGCACGGCGGAATCACCTGCCGCCACCCATTCATCGCCCACCTTCTGGCTCGCCACGGGCGCGGGCGATTCGGCCCAGTTCGCGGGAAGATCAGCCAGCTCCAGCACCTTGACCATGGCAGCGGGGAACTTGATGTGGAACGCCACCAGCTTGAAGGATACGGCGGGATTGACGTGCACCAGATTTTCCAGGAGCGCCAGGGACTGGGAGGCACTCCCATAGACCAGCCGGATGCCCGGTGAGTTCCACCGGCCACCCGCGATCGCCGCCCCTTCACCGGTGAAGGCGGTGGCGGCGTGCCGGCGTTTGCAGATGCGCCAGGCCTCCAGCATCATGCGTACACGCCGTGCTCAATGCGGGTGAGAAGAGCCTCCACCTCCCGGGCCCCCACTTCCGTGCGGGCGTAGTCCAGCGGGATGGCCCCGCCTAGCCCCGTCTGAGGCGCATTCAGCCACTGGCGGGCGGCATCTTGGGACTCCAACACTTCAACGGCCTTGCCCATGAGCCGGGCAAAACGCACCACCCGGTCCGATTCCTCAGGATCCAACCTCCCCTGAACCTTCCGGCGGCTCAGGGTCGCCTTGGCGATGCCAAGCGTACCTGCCAGCTTGTCCAGGCTCACGCCGAGCCCTTCCTGAAGAGCAGTCAGTTCCTTGAAGGCAAGACCTTTGACGATAGACGCAATCAGCTCACCCGAGGTGGGCCAATGGGTGGCAGCCGAGGGGACCATATAGGTGGCCACGACGTCCGAGATAACCACGGGCCCCTGTTCCGGTGTCGTCCGGTATTTCACCTTGCTCGCCCCCTCTCTCATTTGAGGTTAAAAATAACCTCATTTGATTCCATTTCAAGTTTTTTTCACCAGCTTGCATCACTCAGTACTCCTTGGGTTCAATCACGTAAAGAGCCAGCGTAGCTTGAAAGGCATCGCTTATTTTCATACGCTTGATCTCATGTCCTGCCCCCCAGGAGTCGGTGAAAATGAGTTCTCCCTTCTCCGCGTTGATGCCAAGGATGAGCCGCATGTGCCCACCACCCGCTTGCAACGAGATTTGCGGCACTTCTGGATAGATCCCCAACTGCAAGGCCCACAGGAGGGGCACCCCTTTGCTGGTGTAGTCCTGGATCGACTTCTGGAACTTTGCCTGATTTACATCGATGAGACGGGTTCCCGAGGGAACTCCAAGCCCTCCGCCGCGCAGACGATAGGCCAGAGGTTTGAAGTTGACCTTGAACCTTGAGTCAATCTTTTTCAACGCCTCCTCCATGGCCATGGGGCTGGTCCCGCGGTCGGCATCACTGCCAGCAATTTGAGCCATTTCATGCTGGTCACAGGGAATGCCTAGATAGCCAAACAAGCGCTGACAGGATGCGACCACGCAGTAGCCCTTGGCCCCCTGGTCCACCATCGGAACATTGCTCACATAGGTATCTCCATTGCTCTCCCGCTTCACAAATCGCGGGAGCTCAGAGCGGCCCAGCGATGTCTTCCGGATGGTGTGCCCACTCTCCTGGAGGAACGCGGCTTTCTGGCCCGGGGCTGCAAGCTTGATACGGAGGAATTCCGGTTCGGCAGGGCCGGTCAGAGCCTCAGTGTTGTATTCCAGCGCCGCCAGTCCGCCCGGTGAATTCCACATCCAGCCACTGATCTTGATGGCGGTTTGCGCAGTGGGCTTCCGCTCCGTGGGGCGGACCGCCAGCATTTTCCCCATCGCGACACCCGCAGTCTTGTAGCGCTGCTCAAACTCCGGGCGCTTCAAGCCGCCGCTGTCACCACGGTTGTAGAGGGAGACAGAGACCTTGGCGGCCTTGCCGTCCACAAACTCTACCACCGCTTCTTCCACGGGGACCGTGCCGTTGAAGAGAGAGATGTCCACCTCCACATTGCCATAGGGTCGGCGGGTAAAGCGCACCCCCGACTTGTCTGCCGTGAGCCATTGATAATAGGGCGGCTCCTGCATCCCGCTGAGAGCGAACTTCTTCTCAACGGCATCAGCGGTCAGATTCCAGAGGTCTGGCATGCTGAGCATGGAGTCCAGATTCAGAAAGAACTGGAGCTTCCCATCCTCCCCTACGGGCATGCCGTCGTTGGAATAGAGCGCCGCCAGGCTTCCCGGGTTCACGGTGGCAGAAGCGATCGAGAACCTCAGCAAGCCACTGGAACTGGAATAATCGAGGCAGGCCACCCCGCGCTCCCCTTTCCACACCAAGCACTCCGCCTTGCTCTCCGCCACCGTCCCGAAATCCCGCTTGAGAGGAGCCGCCGGCACTCCCAAAAGGGTGCTCAACTGTTGTTCACAGGTCTGTTTCAGCGATTTCAGATCCCCGCTGGGGGAACTGCCCGGTGCATTGACGAGGATCTGAGTCCGGATCGCCTTGCCTTCGCGGAACTCCACAATGGCGCGTTCCACCGGAACCTTCTGTTCGAAAAGGCTCAAATCCACCCCCACATTCTCAAACGGACGGGGGGAGAACACGGCCAGATCCCGCGCCCCCTGGCTGCGTCCCTGCCAGTTGATGTAGGGGTTCGACCGGAAGCCCTCCGCCGGGAATTTGCCGGTCAGATTGTCTTGAGATAATTGCCAGACCTCCGGGATCACCAGCAATGGAGCCAGATCGAGTTTTAGTTGAAACTCCCGGGACGAGCCTTGGGCCGCCCCTTTTTGGGGAGCAATTCCAAGCAGGATGGCCGCCAGCAGCGGCAGGGTCATTTTCAATCCACGCATTTGATCATCTATTTACCTCACCTCCGCAGTGAAGAGCAAGCACGGATGTCTGCCCCGAACTTCCCGCCACGGGCTTTTCCTGGCACCAAAATCCACTCGGGCGGGCTTCCAGCAGGACAACGTTCATTCTCAGACGCTATCGAGCAATTTTATCGGTGCCAAGGACATCGGCATCTGGTAGAACCTCGCTGTACCACCAGCCCTGGACGACAGCTCCTTCTGGCGATTGGGCGTAATCAGGCAGGCATCCCGGCCAGATTAGGTGGAGAGGGCTGTACCGAGCCAGCCCCCTTCTCCGGAAACTCTTTCGCCCGCCTTCCCATGATCCCTCTCGTGTCCGATCCCGCAAAACGCGACATCCCAATCTCGGCCAATCCCTCGTCACACAAAGTCGAAGATCCTCGCGAAACTCAGGAGGTCCTCTGGGAACAAATGCGGGTCCGCACCGAGTCAGCGCCCGGAGGCTGGCGGGAACTTGCCCCGGAACAACGCATCAGCCGGGATGGATTTAAACCTTTGGTGGCCCGGAGCATTTCTCCAGACTCTGCCTCAATCTCAGCGTCAAAGGTCGAAACCGAGGCAGCCCTGAAGGCGGCGGAACGCTACCACATGGAGCTCAAAGACGAGTCCGCGCGGATCGAAGACATGCTCCTGCACCTCAATGATCTGGAGGGTCACCTCCACGCCCTGCATGCCAGCAATGACACGTCAGAAGAACTGAGCATCCTCATCTCTTACGTCCGGCTCGAGAAGGCTCTCGTGCAGGGTCAGGAACAGCTAGTTGCCGACATCGCCCCTGAACGCCAGGGCATCCCCGTCCTGAGCGCCAGGGCCAGAGTGGACATCACTCGCACGGCACCGCTGG contains these protein-coding regions:
- a CDS encoding ABC transporter permease — its product is MIRFLLSRFLQGIVVILAVFVITFVLQKLSPTSPFNGERNVPEEVRKTLESYYGYDKPWLVQMWLHIKAFATFNPPDCVKSPGRGVGEVISQAFPVSVALAVPALLIALAIGIPLGAIAALRPNTFDDHWATATATLGICIPSFVLGPLIAMIFGLYLRWFNVAGWHDSADWVLPSLTLGLIYSGYVARLTRGGLRETLAQDFIRTARAKGASEPVVVIRHALKLACLPLLNFLGPTAAGLLTGSMVTETVFQIPGLGQHFISSAINRDDTLAVGITLLFAVLILVFNMLVDIIQAALNPRIGLKS
- a CDS encoding ABC transporter permease, producing the protein MTLAPPAPPKALIESPWRTARRRLFSNARSVTGLAFLTLLFAFCIIGPALSPYKQTEQNLDNKTAAPNASHWMGTDPLGRDVMTRTMYGGRVTLLVGFVATGVAVAIGVLYGMVSGLVGGRTDSAMMRVVDILYAFPFLNFVIILTAVLGTHPFLVGAEAWVLDKLSVIPALKGAATDLGFNASFLLLFAAIGAVEWLTMARVVRAQVLSLKNQEFITAARSYGAGTGRILLRHLLPNVIGPVIVYASLTVPGVMLLEATLSFLGLGIQPPASSWGVLINDGAQRMDTAPWLLLFPGVFFSLTLLSLNFVGDGLRDALDPRSIR
- a CDS encoding Gfo/Idh/MocA family protein codes for the protein MSDPRELRIGIIGCDTSHAIEFTARLNDAGHPGHVAGARVVAAHPTVSPDMPWSQTRAAGFVEELKTRHGVEMVGSSEALLERCDAVLLCSLDGRAHPEQVAPVLRAGLPVFLDKPVAGSLTEAERIYELAAETGTPLFSCSALRWYPGIQSLVAADAGVVRGAVSYGPAPIEPTHPDLFFYGIHPTEALFTVLGTGCQSVQRTTTPHLSVVTGLWKDEKVGTLHALHRWPAEYKVIKFGDAAVVEQQDAGDYTPLLRQIIAFFGSGVAPVSEAETLEIYAFMAAADESKRRGGARVELNEVRGERWRI
- a CDS encoding right-handed parallel beta-helix repeat-containing protein; this translates as MRSFVALCALSASVSSLLALEVQVSPAGPVKTLEQARDAVRSWRVGEGKGKAEPVTVRLAPGTYPITHPVTFGPEDGGTAESPVTYEGGGKAVISGGRGITGWQDAGNGIWVAEIPEVKEGKWYFQDLWINGRRATRARTPNTRYFHATRPALEAPEGAPPMGKPEFTAFYAEVDDLAPLGKLGQHELKDAEVVVFQTWQIARHRVAFLKPEAGYVQFTAGSRWPFLVYETRQRYFLENMKSALDAPGEWFLDRSGKLFYKPLPGEELGKVDAVAPVADQLIQIQGAPEKGEFVQHLHFKGLAFKHSRFELGKDGHIDSQADSKIPGAVMLDGVKNVTFESCEIAHTGIYAIWFRKGCTESAITRSYLHDMGAGGVRIGDVPLDPDPRGRTHHITVHNNIIHTGGRYFMGSVGVFITHSGENTITHNDIGDFFYSGVSAGWVWGYAESVAHHNKIEFNHIHHLGYGVLSDMGAVYLLGPASGTTVSNNHAHHVNGYRYGGWGLYTDEGSSGVLMENNLVHHTRHAGFHQHYGKDNIIRNNIFAFGEEAQIQRSRTEEHLSFSYQNNIVYFDSGLLLYGQWKSPKVRMEQNLYWDASKRPIDFGGGDFAAWQKQGYDRGSKIADPVFVDVAKSDFHLKPESPALTMGFKPFDYSQAGVTGDDAWKQLAASLKPLELEREELPKFTLHDDFESTPVGKTMWNGRVSTDEKGGTILVSEDHAKSGKRSLKFQDAPGLTQRYQPHLSFDLNHKTGTTTVGFNLWLEPEAEFTHEWRDKNAPYRAGPSLEIRKGSLKVAGKELLKLEPAQWMGIEIRAALGESSTAKWDLTVTLPDGTRKEFKELAFKNPDLQQLESMVFVSDANVATSFSLDDLDIHNE
- a CDS encoding acetate kinase gives rise to the protein MDSPNILVINCGSSSLKFAVIWPVSGKVLSQGLAERLGSQEARLIWTATDGEKHTKLLPKADHEEALDFILSGLRGLALGAVGHRVVHGGEQFSDSVRLNTDTLVGIEACNELAPLHNPANVTGIRAAMERFPELPHIAVFDTSFHQTMPTHAYLYAVPYELYEKHRIRRYGFHGTSHRYVAGEASTRLGRLPTELQLITAHLGNGCSACAVKHGRSVDTTMGFTPLEGLVMGTRSGDVDPNLHQYLAEHTGRTLQEITDLLNRESGLLGLSGLSNDMRTLVAASEQGDTHAHLAIEVFCYRLAKGILGLCASLDHVNTLVFTGGIGENSAPVRARTLAHLGLLKARIDHDLNAQHGSAVAGRITTTDSGLLAMVVPTNEELVIAREADRLRLVET
- the pta gene encoding phosphate acetyltransferase — protein: MPHTLYLAPSGSSAGLTTIALGLVRSLDIHGVKVAFCKPIGQSTSQDKGPERSTHFVREATHLLPSTPIPLDQAERLITTGRMDELLERVIENYHASAADADVVIVEGLVHTAETPQADELNLQLVKTLSAEVILVGSLGYVPLDEFESRMEYTSRKFGDSVVGCIINRVPDAVDQSLKELGMSFALRSRLFHSSGFHLIGAVPEKAELASCRAVDMARYLNATVLHEGELKTRRVRRFTMLARTVPNMLDTFLPGSVLITPSDRSDVIVATCMATLNDIPIAALLLTGDMEVPPAIFDLCRAGLATGLPILQVPTNSWHTATALTRMSAEVPVDDIERVQQSMDYVASYIDSEWIASHAAIPVEARMSPAAFCFRLTERARQTSRRIILPEGNEPRTIRAAVICAQRGIARCVLIGSPEEIRRVARGQEVELPPQVEILDPVPLRQNYIAPLVEMRKAKGLTPEAAAELLEDNVWLGTVMLALGQVDGLVSGAVHSTANTIRPALQIIKTRPGAKVVSSIFFMCLPDQVLVYGDCAVNPDPDAETLADIAIQSADSAATFGLPVRVAMISYSTGESGSGVDVEKVREATQIARSKRPDLMLDGPLQYDAAAVAEVAASKAPDSPVAGKATVFIFPDLNTGNTTYKAVQRSASVVSIGPMLQGMRRPVNDLSRGALVEDIVYTIALTSIQAGQI
- a CDS encoding RES family NAD+ phosphorylase, whose protein sequence is MMLEAWRICKRRHAATAFTGEGAAIAGGRWNSPGIRLVYGSASQSLALLENLVHVNPAVSFKLVAFHIKFPAAMVKVLELADLPANWAESPAPVASQKVGDEWVAAGDSAVLALPSVIVPGERNYLLNPAHLDFKKIEVQGPIDFPVDPRLQ